In Chrysemys picta bellii isolate R12L10 chromosome 3, ASM1138683v2, whole genome shotgun sequence, a single genomic region encodes these proteins:
- the LOC135982247 gene encoding uncharacterized protein LOC135982247, whose amino-acid sequence MQSSPAVMAMQSVNRKRAPAWTDREVLDLIAVWGDESVLSELRSKRRNAKIYEKISKDMAERGYSRDATQCRVKIKELRQGYQKTKEANGRSGSHPQTSRFYEALHSILGAAATTTPPVTVDSEDGILSTAGSSDMLGDGEDEEGDEEGEAVGSSHNADFPDSQDLFITLTEIPYEASPAITPDTESGEGSATPSATVSQPSLESHSQRLARIRRRKKRTREDMFSELMASSQAQAAQQTQWRENLTRMHQANMDREERWRQEDQQATLTLLGLLREQTDTLRRLVDVLQERRQEDRAPLQSISNRPPPPPSPIPTSPKVQRRRGGRVPANSHSTPAESSSSRRLSFPKI is encoded by the exons atgcagagctctccagcagtgatggccatgcagtctgtgaatagaaagagagccccagcatggactgatcgtgaagtcttggatctcatcgctgtgtggggcgatgagtccgtgctttccgagctgcgatccaaaagaaggaatgcaaagatctacgagaagatctctaaagacatggcagagagaggatacagccgggatgcaacgcagtgccgcgtgaaaatcaaggagctgagacaaggctaccagaagaccaaagaggcaaacggacgctccggatcccatccccagacatcccgtttctacgaggcactgcattccatcctcggtgctgccgccaccactaccccaccagtgaccgtggactctgaggatgggatactgtccacggccggttcctcagacatgttaggggacggggaagatgaggaaggagatgaggagggcgaggcagttggcagctctcacaacgctgatttccccgacagccaggatctcttcatcacccttacagagatcccctacgaagcgtccccagccattaccccggacacagaatctggtgaaggatcagcca ccccgtctgcgactgtctcacaacctagcctggaatcacactcccagaggctagcgcggattaggcgtaggaagaagaggacacgggaggacatgttctctgagcttatggcctcttcccaagcccaggcagcacagcagacccagtggcgggagaacttgacccgaatgcaccaagccaacatggatcgggaggagaggtggcggcaggaagaccagcaggcgactctaacgctgcttggactactgagggagcaaacggacacactccggcgccttgtggatgttctgcaggaacggaggcaggaggacagagccccgctgcagtccatctctaaccgccctcccccgccaccaagtcccatacccacctcacccaaagtgcaaagaaggagaggcggcagagtccctgctaactctcactccacccctgcagagagctctagtagcagaaggctctcatttcccaaaatttga